Proteins found in one Pseudomonadota bacterium genomic segment:
- a CDS encoding VPLPA-CTERM sorting domain-containing protein, with protein sequence IVSNISGQDGLNIYYLASASGNEYLNGLTYNLTGGGFLIPVENAPVPVPPAVWLFISGFIGLVLMRKRNSCYEGVY encoded by the coding sequence ATTGTAAGCAATATATCCGGGCAGGACGGGTTAAATATTTACTACCTGGCCTCAGCATCGGGAAACGAGTACTTAAACGGATTGACATATAACCTGACCGGCGGCGGATTTCTTATTCCGGTAGAAAATGCTCCTGTGCCGGTTCCACCGGCAGTTTGGCTATTTATATCAGGTTTTATCGGCCTGGTGCTTATGAGAAAAAGGAATTCTTGTTATGAAGGAGTTTATTAA